The following proteins come from a genomic window of Heyndrickxia acidicola:
- the purH gene encoding bifunctional phosphoribosylaminoimidazolecarboxamide formyltransferase/IMP cyclohydrolase — protein MKRALISVSDKTGVTEFANELAALGFELVSTGGTKKALEDAGLKVIGIEEVTGFPEMLEGRVKTLHPFVHGGLLAKRIPEHQAQLDEQGISLIDLVCVNLYPFQQTIAKPEVTVDEAIENIDIGGPSMLRSAAKNHEYVTVVVDSSDYAGILKELREQGGVSKETNRKLAAKVFRHTAAYDAMIADYMTTLSGEEQPEQITVSYQLKQPLRYGENPHQKAAFYVNSLGSKFSIAHAKQLHGKELSFNNIRDADAALQMVKDFAEPAAVAVKHMNPCGIGVGATAEEAFQRAYEADSKSIFGGIVAFNMPVDKGTALKLHEIFLEIVIAPDFTEEALEVLTAKKNLRLLTVPFNEKTKRESIYTSVEGGLLVQEQDTYSYEDADITVPTKRQPTEQEWKALKLGWKVVKHVKSNAIVVANDKMTVGIGAGQMNRVGSAEIALTQAGSQAKGAALASDAFFPMDDTVEAAAKAGITAIIQPGGSIRDEDSIKKADEYGITMVFTGVRHFKH, from the coding sequence ATGAAAAGAGCACTAATCAGTGTATCAGATAAAACAGGTGTAACGGAATTTGCCAATGAACTTGCAGCATTAGGCTTTGAGCTTGTTTCCACAGGAGGTACCAAAAAAGCATTGGAGGATGCAGGTCTTAAGGTAATTGGGATTGAGGAAGTAACGGGTTTTCCCGAAATGCTTGAGGGCAGAGTCAAAACCCTTCATCCGTTTGTACATGGAGGCCTTCTTGCAAAACGTATTCCTGAACATCAGGCACAGCTGGATGAACAAGGAATTTCCCTGATTGATCTTGTTTGTGTAAATTTATATCCTTTTCAGCAAACAATCGCAAAGCCAGAGGTTACAGTAGATGAAGCGATTGAGAACATTGATATTGGCGGTCCTTCCATGCTTAGATCGGCTGCGAAAAATCATGAGTATGTAACAGTGGTAGTGGATTCAAGTGATTATGCAGGTATTTTAAAAGAGCTGAGGGAGCAGGGCGGAGTTTCAAAGGAAACAAACCGGAAGCTTGCTGCAAAGGTCTTCCGCCATACAGCGGCTTATGATGCCATGATAGCTGATTATATGACAACCCTTTCCGGTGAAGAACAGCCTGAGCAGATTACGGTTTCCTATCAGTTGAAGCAGCCGCTTCGCTATGGAGAAAATCCTCATCAAAAAGCCGCCTTTTATGTCAATTCTTTAGGTTCCAAATTTTCCATTGCCCATGCCAAGCAGCTGCATGGCAAAGAGCTGTCCTTTAATAATATTCGCGATGCAGATGCTGCTCTGCAAATGGTAAAGGATTTTGCGGAGCCGGCAGCTGTAGCCGTTAAGCATATGAATCCATGCGGAATTGGAGTGGGGGCAACAGCGGAAGAAGCCTTCCAGCGTGCTTATGAAGCAGATTCAAAATCCATCTTTGGAGGAATTGTTGCCTTTAATATGCCTGTAGATAAAGGGACGGCATTAAAGCTTCATGAAATTTTCCTTGAAATCGTGATTGCCCCAGATTTTACAGAAGAAGCTCTGGAGGTTTTAACTGCCAAAAAGAATCTTCGCCTGCTTACTGTGCCGTTCAATGAAAAAACAAAACGGGAATCCATTTATACCTCAGTAGAGGGCGGATTGCTTGTGCAGGAACAGGATACCTATTCATATGAGGATGCAGACATTACCGTTCCTACCAAACGCCAGCCGACTGAGCAGGAATGGAAAGCCCTAAAGCTCGGCTGGAAAGTGGTAAAGCATGTGAAGTCCAATGCTATTGTGGTGGCAAACGATAAAATGACAGTAGGAATTGGTGCCGGCCAAATGAACCGTGTAGGTTCCGCTGAAATTGCCTTGACCCAAGCAGGAAGCCAAGCTAAAGGAGCGGCTCTGGCTTCAGATGCATTCTTTCCAATGGATGACACGGTTGAAGCTGCAGCAAAAGCTGGCATTACTGCCATCATACAGCCGGGAGGGTCCATCCGCG